A genomic window from Astatotilapia calliptera chromosome 12, fAstCal1.2, whole genome shotgun sequence includes:
- the inpp5e gene encoding phosphatidylinositol polyphosphate 5-phosphatase type IV: MTEDGEDGPLHHSCEAPGKGDSIANDSSKLNTSIVDVKSTNGHKDDLRLRNTGEGISPYQPRPPLLPRLSKSSKSISLEETVRTRRLRNSQESLSDPAETGSSTDSLKEDETVVAPSGFVIQGTAAVRNERDPSARPHSAVPTGSPAFRDRGSSLSDYERRPRSQQSDLTVQQWRAAKVRLSPVQPTGPLPALEKSFASATLRAANRIDRDCLDYAMPAREKLGERLHRNLSDSRLLENMGSDSASVNSMRSTYSVLSPIRPQDMRNRSFMEGSVLGSGALLGAEELDRLFPDRRVGIYIATWNMQGEKGLPVNLDDLLLPTDSEFAQDFYVIGVQEGCPDRREWETRLQESLGPYYVMLYAASHGVLYLTVFVRRDLIWFCSEAEHATVTTRIISQIKTKGAVGIAFTFFGTSFLFVTSHFTSGDAKVYERILDYNKIVEALALPKGLPDTNPYRSTPSDVTTRFDQVFWFGDFNFRLDKDRSEVEAIISSTVGGDMSPLLEHDQLSKEMKEGSIFKGFQEASIHFLPTYKFDIGRDVYDTTSKQRTPSYTDRILFRSRQANDIKTLMYTSCSNIKTSDHRPVIGVFQVKLRPGRDNIPLCAGQFDRSLYLEGIRRRRITREIKTKEAMKNQSSTICTIS; the protein is encoded by the exons ATGACTGAGGATGGAGAGGACGGCCCCCTCCATCACTCCTGTGAGGCTCCTGGTAAAGGAGACTCAATTGCCAATGACAGCAGCAAACTCAATACCTCCATAGTAGATGTAAAATCCACCAACGGGCACAAGGATGACCTTAGGCTTAGAAACACAGGGGAAGGGATCAGTCCGTATCAGCCCCGCCCCCCCTTGCTACCCAGACTGTCGAAGTCCAGCAAAAGCATTTCATTGGAGGAGACTGTGAGAACCAGGAGGCTGAGAAACAGCCAAGAGAGTCTGAGCGACCCAGCTGAGACCGGCTCCTCCACAGACTCGCTTAAAGAGGATGAAACTGTTGTAGCTCCAAGTGGGTTCGTTATCCAGGGTACAGCTGCAGTGAGGAATGAGCGGGATCCCAGTGCGAGACCCCATTCTGCTGTTCCAACTGGATCCCCAGCCTTCCGGGACAGAGGGAGTAGTCTTTCTGACTATGAAAGGAGACCCCGCAGCCAGCAGAGCGACCTTACAGTCCAGCAGTGGAGGGCCGCCAAGGTGCGCCTGTCTCCGGTGCAACCCACCGGACCACTGCCTGCTCTGGAGAAGAGCTTTGCGTCAGCCACTTTGAGGGCAGCTAATAGGATTGACAGGGATTGTTTGGATTATGCCATGCCGGCCAGAGAGAAGCTTGGAGAAAGGCTCCACAGGAACCTGAGCGACAGCCGGCTTTTGGAGAACATGGGGTCGGATAGTGCCTCTGTCAACTCCATGAGGTCCACCTACAGCGTACTCAGCCCCATCAGACCGCAGGATATGAGGAACAG GAGTTTTATGGAGGGCAGCGTGCTGGGTAGTGGTGCCTTGCTTGGGGCTGAGGAGCTGGACCGCCTCTTCCCCGACAGGAGAGTTGGCATCTACATCGCCACTTGGAACATGCAAGGAGAGAAG GGCCTTCCAGTCAACTTAGATGATCTCCTCCTTCCAACAGACTCTGAATTTGCACAAGACTTTTATGTTATTGGGGTCCAGGAGGGCTGTCCTGACAG gagGGAGTGGGAGACCAGACTTCAGGAGAGTCTGGGACCTTACTATGTCATGTTATATGCAGCTTCACATGGTGTTTTATATCTCACTGTATTTGTCAGAAGAGACCTCATCTGGTTCTGCTCAG aGGCGGAGCACGCCACAGTCACAACGAGGATCATCTCGCAGATCAAGACCAAAGGCGCAGTGGGGATTGCCTTCACCTTTTTTGGCACTTCTTTCCTTTTCGTTACTTCCCATTTTACCT CCGGTGATGCCAAAGTCTACGAGAGAATACTTGATTACAACAAGATTGTCGAGGCTCTAGCTCTTCCAAAAGGCCTTCCAGATACCAACCCGTACCGCTCCACACCAT CTGACGTCACTACAAGATTCGATCAGGTCTTCTGGTTTGGAGACTTTAACTTTCGGCTGGATAAAGACCGGAGTGAGGTGGAGGCCATCATAAGCTCCACAGTAGGTGGCGATATGAGCCCTCTGCTGGAGCACGATCAGCTCTCCAAGGAAATGAAGGAAG GGTCAATCTTTAAAGGTTTCCAAGAGGCATCAATACACTTCTTACCCACGTACAAATTTGACATTGGTCGCGATGTCTATGACACCACTTCTAAACAGAGAACACCTTCATACACA GACAGGATCCTATTCAGGAGCAGGCAGGCTAATGACATAAAAACACTCATGTATACCAGCTGCTCAAACATCAAGACCTCGGACCACCGGCCTGTCATTGGTGTCTTTCAGGTCAAACTCAGGCCAGGAAGAGACAA CATTCCTCTGTGTGCTGGACAGTTTGACCGAAGCTTGTACTTGGAAGGTATCAGGAGGAGGCGGATCACcagagaaataaagacaaaggAGGCCATGAAGAACCAAAGCAGCACGATCTGCACCATCTCTTAA
- the LOC113033847 gene encoding gamma-crystallin M2-like has protein sequence MTTTGMNMMSRIIFYEDRNFLGRSYEVMNDCPDMSSYLSRCHSCRVERGCFMVYDRTNYMGNQYFLRRGEYSDYMSMMGMNDCIRSCRMIPMYRGSYRMRIYERENFGGQMYELMDDCDNIMDRYRMSNCMSCNVMDGHWLMYEQPHYRGRMMYMRPGEYRSFMNMGFSGMRFMSMRRITDSCY, from the exons ATGACTACCACTGGAATGAACATGATGAGCAGG aTCATCTTCTACGAGGACAGGAACTTCCTGGGTCGTTCCTATGAGGTCATGAACGACTGCCCTGACATGTCCTCCTACCTGAGCAGGTGCCACTCCTGCAGGGTTGAGAGAGGCTGCTTCATGGTGTACGACCGCACCAACTACATGGGCAACCAGTACTTCCTGAGGAGGGGTGAATATTCTGACTACATGAGCATGATGGGGATGAACGACTGCATCAGGTCCTGCCGTATGATCCCCATG TACAGGGGATCCTACAGGATGAGGATCTACGAGAGAGAGAACTTTGGTGGTCAGATGTATGAGCTGATGGACGACTGTGATAACATCATGGACCGTTACCGCATGTCCAACTGCATGTCCTGCAATGTGATGGATGGCCACTGGCTGATGTACGAGCAGCCCCACTACAGAGGCAGAATGATGTACATGAGGCCTGGAGAGTACAGGAGCTTCATGAACATGGGATTCAGCGGCATGAGGTTCATGAGCATGAGGCGCATCACTGACTCCTGCTACTAG